The proteins below come from a single Drosophila teissieri strain GT53w chromosome 3L, Prin_Dtei_1.1, whole genome shotgun sequence genomic window:
- the LOC122617741 gene encoding uncharacterized protein LOC122617741, producing the protein MSISDDGSDIFQDLESYEPYGECSQNNSVEDAVVVPLDTSEDARFSEQMFTNIQERLNRIIKRISLANSAVTQMKRKLHAQIPSAAVVESADKMAGGDNTMIFDSIEQRNEE; encoded by the coding sequence ATGTCGATTTCGGACGACGGATCTGATATATTTCAAGACCTTGAGAGCTATGAGCCCTATGGAGAATGTAGCCAAAACAACAGTGTCGAAGATGCAGTCGTGGTGCCTCTGGACACCTCTGAGGATGCTCGGTTCTCCGAGCAGATGTTTACCAACATTCAGGAGCGCCTAAACCGAATCATAAAGCGCATTAGCCTGGCCAACTCTGCCGTGACTCAGATGAAGAGGAAACTCCATGCTCAGATTCCATCAGCAGCTGTGGTCGAAAGTGCCGACAAGATGGCTGGAGGCGATAATACAATGATATTTGATAGCATTGAACAAAGAAACGAAGAATGA
- the LOC122617738 gene encoding uncharacterized protein LOC122617738, giving the protein MMLLQTEFIKIDDALDICNSMEEDLFECLSTVKDMNRKYNAPGRYIISMEPFAEDFPLSSSKSTDLDATSMRSCDSELDMLSQLYGARSAQELDESYVEVRYKFIRLKRDIEGAFTHFLRIVDCADRQEKISHRMLRGSQNGKIRLCRH; this is encoded by the coding sequence ATGATGCTGCTACAAAcagaatttataaaaatcgaCGACGCCCTGGACATCTGCAACTCCATGGAGGAGGATCTGTTCGAGTGTCTGAGCACTGTGAAGGACATGAACCGGAAGTACAATGCACCCGGACGCTACATCATCTCCATGGAGCCCTTCGCCGAGGACTTTCCactgagcagcagcaaatccACGGACTTGGATGCGACGTCCATGCGAAGTTGTGACTCCGAGCTGGACATGCTAAGCCAACTGTATGGGGCCAGAAGTGCCCAGGAGTTGGACGAGTCGTACGTGGAAGTGCGCTACAAGTTCATCAGGCTGAAGCGTGACATCGAGGGTGCCTTTACCCATTTTCTAAGGATCGTTGACTGTGCGGATCGGCAGGAAAAGATTTCACATCGCATGCTGAGGGGCTCGCAGAATGGCAAGATAAGGCTGTGCAGACACTAG
- the LOC122617731 gene encoding LOW QUALITY PROTEIN: myosin-8 (The sequence of the model RefSeq protein was modified relative to this genomic sequence to represent the inferred CDS: substituted 3 bases at 3 genomic stop codons) — protein MKPKVSIASLLPLLLAIAAMRNQINTSGDSGSISSESEASSEMDLCEDYDNISRWSDKLSKINAHLTNFQTTLGSIRSSLDKTRSIEKCCFYQNNIVELIIENVNAIGPDSETQDTQIQRSKDLSTNLKNIFTKIKKTVVDGFNSCCENLREAIEKVKGEVEEKVKNISMKYKENMDTKSSTRNDGLQKKVKQLEGEIEVAKSRLEKLQNEMDRNSEKANCCKELKQEMSAFDGKISTVKSEADNEVKKLDNQLQELTEKLRNQDKLTDALKKSLEDGGEITKNIIDKCKNNCGNPNSSQDVQIQKENLLDLKKRTENLQMLVAILTNKIGNFDIKGSPTSLSLILHTCLENNKKLSTIESELREMIKKQNQTCSKASPEITKSNENCSSDEQLEKRIKALQNESKILGDELKNFPQCCRNIDKLHKQADQITNALQIMNKTYNDQIQDNKNKIDSLKDGLDKTLERAGQIDRSKINDGVQEQLKKLERKLDKAIISVEVLKETQDDFIKLMENTKNLKYSPNEFEKLRKDFEEFRLKILSQLNEFEQKKLQEPSTDARKRESQLKKINDNVRQDMDKLKNTIQLQDELKVKAQDEIRKGKTPSKLMLDCEKKCKEMDKFDKLIAEIEDANKRVKMKVLKEAQKKKKPKRKPKPKPTPTRRRAYVGGIDFEPXIXLNLADRRQRSVDRSKRDENETKGEFTGSTIQDAFIXQCECHAQVSIASLLLVITCESAITLVRNTHENGNIYNQIRAPPVKERCDDYNDIAKWINEHIKLSAQLRKFQKDQIAVPSYFKKTPTSNTCRFYEESTLNLIVEKVNRINEKSGIQVEKLKSSGDMENDVKNVLPQIKKVFSKGIKSCCKTLAKKIEQHKVDLQEKLKDMPTKLSETESGKLNENDAIQKSLGHIEKQFEELKPLFQKVQKYSGDTEANTKCCNSIKTSIQALESKLKTIKCEGDNQSLKIENQLKELKDKIRKNVDLTDVFKKTLSQRSENINNILSICNKNCINKNVSMDTIGFLDLENIIENLEKLVDTLFNKLGAFDINNLKGTFNTCNENNETLTEIQSKIEYLLKQNSKTCSEGSPLGSESEIKKCSSNEKLQNSILELQKEIGILRNELTKFPKCCQKIDDLSAYIGKLGDMMKKMNQTYNDHLNANSNQLNSIKESLGESLRKLRKNPSHDYENVENLARKLRKDLKKTSLTLGFLKNKQDELLKNKNAMQTSLYSPDEMNGLKKDLDEFRKVIDGKLKDLELKKQTKINDAQRLDTFNREANQDLDKFNKIALAPKELEMQIKDQTEKKVKKAKEMLDCKQKCSKINMMNDLIDQVEDMEKIVK, from the exons ATGAAACCAAAG GTATCGATTGCGTCACTACTTCCATTACTTTTGGCAATTGCGGCGATGAGGAACCAAATAAACACTTCGGGGGATTCGGGGAGTATTTCCAGCGAATCAGAAGCATCATCGGAAATGGATTTGTGCGAAGACTACGATAATATAAGCAGGTGGAGTGATAAGCTGTCAAAGATTAATGCCCATTTAACGAACTTTCAGACGACCTTGGGTTCGATAAGAAGTTCCCTCGATAAAACCAGGTCTATAGAAAAGTGCtgtttttatcaaaacaaCATCGTGGAACTAATAATTGAAAACGTGAATGCCATTGGTCCAGACAGTGAAACCCAAGATACGCAAATTCAACGCAGCAAAGATCTTTCAACGAAtctcaaaaatatttttactaaaattaagaaaactgTCGTGGATGGCTTTAATAGTTGCTGTGAAAATTTGCGGGAGGCAATCGAAAAGGTAAAGGGTGAGGTCGAAGAAAAAGTGAAGAATATATCGATGAAATATAAAGAGAATATGGACACCAAAAGTTCAACGAGGAACGACGGTCTTCagaaaaaagtgaaacaacTGGAAGGCGAAATAGAAGTTGCGAAATCACGCTtggaaaaattacaaaacgaAATGGATAGAAATAGTGAGAAAGCCAATTGTTGTAAAGAATTAAAGCAAGAAATGTCGGCTTTTGATGGTAAAATTAGCACAGTCAAAAGTGAAGCAGATAACGAAGTCAAAAAGTTGGATAATCAACTTCAAGAACTAACGGAAAAGCTGCGGAATCAAGATAAATTAACTGATGCCTTAAAAAAATCTTTAGAGGACGGTGGCGAaattactaaaaatattatcgACAAGTGCAAAAACAATTGTGGAAATCCGAATAGTAGTCAGGATGTGCAAATTCAAAAAGAGAATTTACTTGATTTGAAAAAGAGAACCGAAAACCTTCAGATGCTGGTCGCAATCCTCACCAATAAAATAGGCAACTTTGACATCAAGGGATCCCCAACAAGTTTAAGTTTAATCCTACATACATGcctggaaaataataaaaaactgaGTACAATTGAGTCTGAGCTTCGGGAAATGATTaagaaacaaaaccaaacatgTTCTAAGGCATCACCAGAAATTACTAAAAGTAATGAAAACTGTTCCTCAGATGAACAGCTGGAGAAACGTATTAAAGCACTTCAAAATGAATCTAAAATTCTGGGTGACGAACTTAAAAACTTTCCTCAGTGCTGCCGAAATATTGATAAGCTTCACAAACAGGCGGACCAAATAACCAATGCGCTTCAGATCATGAACAAAACCTACAATGATCAAATTCaagataataaaaataaaattgattccCTAAAGGATGGCTTGGATAAAACTCTTGAAAGGGCGGGTCAAATAGATCGTTCAAAAATTAACGATGGTGTTCAAGAGCAACTGAAAAAACTTGAAAGAAAGTTAGACAAAGCTATTATAAGCGTGGAGGTCTTGAAAGAAACACAAGATGATTTCATAAAGCtaatggaaaatacaaaaaatctaaaatattCGCCAAATGAGTTCGAGAAGCTAAGAAAGGATTTTGAAGAGTTTCGACTCAAAATTCTAAGCCAGTTAAACGAGTTTGAACAGAAAAAGCTGCAAGAACCATCCACTGATGCTAGGAAGCGTGAGAGTCAACTTAAAAAAATCAACGATAATGTTCGCCAGGATATggacaaattgaaaaatactaTTCAGCTACAAGACGAACTGAAAGTGAAGGCCCAAGATGAAATACGAAAAGGGAAAACGCCATCAAAGCTTATGCTCGATTGCGAAAAAAAGTGCAAGGAAATGGACAAGTTTGATAAACTCATAGCTGAAATAGAAGACGCAAATAAGCGCGTTAAAATGAAAGTTCTGAAAGAAGctcagaaaaagaaaaaacctaAACGtaagcccaagcccaagcctaCGCCAACACGGCGTAGGGCTTACGTAGGGGGCATCGATTTTGAACCTTGAAt TTAGTTGAACTTGGCAGACCGACGACAGAGGTCCGTGGACCGCAGTAAACGTGACGAAAATGAAACCAAAGGTGAGTTCACCGGATCGACCATCCAAGATGCTTTCATTTAGCAATGCGAATGTCATGCACAGGTATCGATTGCGTCACTGCTACTTGTGATTACTTGTGAATCTGCAATTACGTTGGTGAGGAACACACATGAAAacggaaatatttataatcaaattAGAGCACCACCGGTGAAGGAGCGGTGTGATGACTACAATGACATTGCAAAGTGGATAAATGAGCATATCAAGCTAAGTGCCCAGCTGAGGAAATTTCAGAAAGATCAAATTGCAGTACCAAGCTATTTTAAAAAGACGCCCACTTCAAACACCTGTCGCTTCTATGAAGAAAGCACTCTGAATCTAATAGTGGAAAAGGTCAACCGTATAAACGAAAAAAGTGGAATTCAAGTTGAAAAGCTGAAGAGCAGCGGAGATATGGAAAATgatgtgaaaaatgttttaccCCAAATTAAAAAGGTATTTTCTAAGGGCATTAAAAGCTGTTGTAAAACCTTGGCTAAAAAAATAGAACAACATAAAGTGGATCTACAAGAAAAACTTAAGGATATGCCAACAAAATTAAGTGAGACCGAATCTGgaaaattaaacgaaaatgaCGCCATCCAAAAGAGTCTAGGCCACATAGAAAAACAATTTGAGGAATTAAAACCACTTTTTCAAAAGGTACAAAAATATTCTGGTGATACAgaggcaaatacaaaatgttgtaataGCATAAAAACATCGATTCAAGCTTTGGAAAGTAAGttaaaaacaatcaaatgcGAAGGAGATAATCAATCcctaaaaatagaaaatcagCTAAAAGAGTTAAAAGATAAAATACGGAAAAATGTAGATTTGACAGATGTTTTCAAGAAAACTTTAAGTCAGCGCTctgaaaatattaataatattcttAGCATCTGCAATAAAaactgcataaataaaaatgtttcaatggATACTATAGGTTTCCTTGACCTGGAAAATATTATAGAAAATTTAGAAAAACTCGTCGACACGCTTTTCAATAAGTTAGGCGCCTTTGACATCAATAATTTAAAGGGAACATTTAACACatgcaatgaaaataatgaaacgCTAACTGAAATTCAATCTAAAATTGAGTATTTGCTTAAGCAAAATTCTAAAACTTGTTCTGAAGGATCGCCCCTAGGTTCcgaaagtgaaattaaaaaatgttcatcTAATGAAAAGCTACAGAACAGTATTCTGGAGTTGCAAAAGGAAATTGGTATCTTGCGTAATGAACTAACAAAGTTTCCGAAATGCTGTCAAAAAATCGACGACCTTAGCGCGTATATTGGAAAACTAGGAGACATGATGAAGAAAATGAACCAGACTTACAATGATCACCTCAACGCTAACTCAAATCAACTTAATTCTATAAAAGAGAGCCTGGGTGAATCCTTAAGAAAGTTACGCAAAAATCCGTCTCATGATTATGAAAACGTTGAGAACCTTGCAAGAAAACTTAGGAAAGATCTTAAAAAAACTAGTTTGACACTTGGATTtctaaaaaacaaacaagatgAGTTGTTAAAgaataaaaatgcaatgcaaactTCATTATACTCTCCCGATGAGATGAATGGGCTGAAAAAGGACTTGGATGAGTTTAGAAAGGTCATTGATGGCAAGCTAAAGGATCTTGAATTGaaaaagcaaaccaaaataaacGATGCTCAACGTCTTGATACATTCAACAGAGAAGCAAATCAGGATCttgataaatttaataaaatagccCTTGCCCCCAAAGAACTAGAAATGCAGATCAAGGATCAGACAGAGaagaaagtaaagaaagcaaaagaaaTGCTTGATTGCAAGCAAAAGTGTTCAAAAATCAACATGATGAACGATCTCATCGACCAAGTTGAAGACATGGAAAAGATTGTTAAATAA
- the LOC122617737 gene encoding uncharacterized protein LOC122617737, whose translation MNMRRIAKRYIWIECLRENATNMRLEHEDLGRRIAVSLASSQKALLDIENLNQDLLKMKDTIQNAITDIMCYEKKSCELLLEILFRMIESNDLDAQLNPEMVSNMFLELDSSSEKPVDLNDVSLVRSDINQQYPEDVPVSSEKSSTEDQLPCELDTSSLQLD comes from the coding sequence ATGAACATGAGGAGGATTGCAAAGCGCTATATTTGGATTGAATGTCTTCGGGAGAATGCCACCAATATGCGTCTGGAGCACGAGGATCTGGGACGTCGCATTGCCGTTTCTCTGGCGAGTTCCCAGAAAGCTCTGCTTGATATCGAAAACTTGAATCAGGATCTGTTGAAAATGAAGGACACTATCCAGAACGCCATTACCGATATTATGTGCTACGAAAAGAAGTCCTGTGAATTGCTCCTGGAAATTTTGTTTAGAATGATTGAAAGCAACGACTTGGATGCCCAACTAAATCCCGAAATGGTCTCTAACATGTTTCTCGAGTTGGATTCGAGTTCGGAAAAGCCAGTAGATCTAAATGACGTTAGTCTTGTAAGATCTGACATAAATCAGCAATACCCTGAAGATGTTCCAGTCTCTTCTGAGAAAAGCAGTACTGAGGACCAGCTACCATGCGAATTGGATACTAGTTCGCTCCAATTGGATTAG
- the LOC122617739 gene encoding thioredoxin-2, protein MAGMQRKVIVVDSKNYFDKLIDDAGTSQYVLVEFFATWCGPCAMIGPRLEQLASDYFGRMLVLKIDVDLNEDLAVQYEVNSMPTFLIIKNRVTLIQFVGSNVDRVVNTVEKFVGKVEDSKEHKSKELPVQLP, encoded by the coding sequence ATGGCTGGCATGCAGAGGAAGGTCATCGTAGTGGATTCAAAGAATTACTTCGATAAGCTCATCGACGATGCGGGAACCAGCCAATACGTACTCGTCGAGTTCTTTGCCACGTGGTGTGGTCCTTGTGCGATGATTGGTCCCCGCTTGGAGCAACTGGCATCGGATTACTTTGGACGGATGTTGGTGCTCAAGATCGACGTGGATCTGAACGAAGATCTGGCCGTTCAGTACGAGGTCAACAGCATGCCCACATTCCTGATCATTAAAAACCGAGTGACACTGATCCAGTTCGTGGGCAGCAATGTCGATAGAGTCGTCAACACGGTGGAGAAGTTTGTGGGCAAGGTGGAGGACTCCAAGGAGCACAAGTCGAAAGAACTGCCGGTGCAGCTGCCGTGA